Proteins from one bacterium genomic window:
- the bioA gene encoding adenosylmethionine--8-amino-7-oxononanoate transaminase, protein MTDTGRARAQRGGGRSWVERDAAVVWHGFTQMSCFADNAPVIVDRAEGHYLVDVEGRRYLDGISSLWVNTLGHRVPELDQALIDQLAKVAHSTMLGNGNRAVVELAEALAAVVPVSRPHFLFASDGAAAVEQALKIAFQYWANRGRSRTAYLALGGAYHGDTVGSLSLGDGGFGTSVFDPLRFPVLRAPGPGSKDWVGGALRRLEAHADELAAVVVEPLVQGAAGMLMGEPADFQVFGERCQQLGVLLVCDEVATGFGRTGELFASSLCRLTPDLLCLGKGLTGGYLPMSATVAAGHVFDAFSGPDLSEKTFYHGHSYSGNALAAAVALRHLQLLDARDVLANVRARSEQLGRLLESRITPLAVVSEVRLRGLMGGVELKPAPGRRLGRKVCAAAVGRGVLLRPLGDVIVLMPPLTITEDEVRVLVEALEAAITEAAEL, encoded by the coding sequence GTGACCGACACCGGCCGGGCGCGGGCCCAGCGTGGCGGCGGCCGGAGCTGGGTCGAAAGGGACGCGGCGGTGGTGTGGCATGGCTTCACCCAGATGTCCTGCTTCGCCGACAACGCGCCCGTCATCGTGGACCGAGCCGAGGGGCACTACCTGGTGGACGTCGAGGGCCGGCGCTACCTCGACGGCATCTCCTCGCTCTGGGTCAACACCCTGGGCCACCGGGTGCCTGAGCTGGACCAGGCGCTGATCGACCAGCTGGCCAAGGTCGCCCACTCGACCATGCTGGGCAATGGCAACCGGGCCGTGGTCGAGCTGGCCGAAGCCCTGGCCGCGGTGGTGCCGGTCAGCCGGCCGCACTTCCTTTTCGCCTCCGACGGCGCCGCCGCCGTCGAGCAGGCGCTGAAGATCGCGTTCCAGTATTGGGCCAACCGGGGCCGCTCGCGAACCGCTTACCTGGCGCTGGGCGGCGCCTACCACGGCGACACGGTGGGCTCCCTGTCCCTGGGTGACGGCGGCTTCGGCACCTCGGTCTTCGACCCGCTCCGCTTCCCGGTGCTGAGGGCTCCCGGCCCCGGCTCGAAAGACTGGGTGGGCGGCGCGCTGCGACGCCTCGAAGCCCATGCGGATGAGCTGGCGGCGGTGGTGGTCGAGCCCCTGGTCCAGGGCGCCGCCGGGATGCTGATGGGCGAACCGGCGGACTTCCAGGTGTTCGGCGAGCGCTGCCAGCAGCTGGGAGTTCTGCTCGTGTGCGACGAGGTCGCGACCGGCTTCGGCCGGACCGGCGAGCTCTTCGCGTCCTCCCTATGCAGGCTGACACCGGACCTGCTTTGCCTGGGCAAGGGCCTCACCGGAGGTTACCTGCCGATGTCGGCGACGGTCGCCGCCGGCCACGTCTTCGACGCCTTCAGCGGCCCTGACCTGAGTGAGAAGACCTTCTACCACGGCCACTCCTACAGCGGCAACGCGCTGGCGGCTGCGGTCGCTCTCCGGCACCTGCAGCTGCTCGACGCCCGAGACGTCCTCGCCAACGTCCGGGCCAGATCCGAGCAGCTGGGCCGGCTCCTCGAGAGCCGGATCACGCCGCTGGCGGTCGTCAGCGAGGTGCGGTTGCGCGGCCTGATGGGAGGCGTGGAGCTGAAGCCGGCTCCCGGGCGACGGCTGGGGCGGAAGGTCTGCGCCGCCGCGGTCGGCCGCGGGGTGCTGCTCCGCCCTCTGGGCGACGTGATCGTGCTCATGCCCCCGCTCACCATCACCGAGGACGAGGTGCG